A single Pristis pectinata isolate sPriPec2 chromosome 6, sPriPec2.1.pri, whole genome shotgun sequence DNA region contains:
- the dusp7 gene encoding dual specificity protein phosphatase 7, whose amino-acid sequence MKNQLFCTTSAMAMNKSVDWLQEQLESGDASLLLLDCRSHELYESSHIDSAINVVIPGLMLRRLKKGNLPIKSLIPNNEDKEKFVKRCKTDTVILYDECTIDWHENGTSSVLGLLLQKLRDDGCKAYYLEGGFNKFQTEYLEHCETNLDCSCPSNSPPVSVLGLGGLRISSDCSDGESDADREPNSATESEGSPLPNNQPAFPVQILPYLYLGCAKDSTNLDVLGKYGIKYILNVTPNLPNMFENDGQFKYKQIPISDHWSQNLSQFFPEAISFIDEARSKKCGILVHCLAGISRSVTVTVAYLMQKLNLSLNDAYDFVKRKKSNISPNFNFMGQLLDFERTLGLTSPCDNRAPKEQLYFTTPTNHNVFQLESLEST is encoded by the exons ATGAAAAATCAgcttttttgtactacctcggcCATGGCGATGAACAAGAGTGTCGACTGGCTCCAAGAGCAACTGGAATCCGGGGATGCCAGCCTGCTGCTGCTTGACTGCCGATCCCACGAGCTGTACGAGTCCTCGCACATCGACTCGGCCATCAATGTGGTCATCCCGGGGCTGAtgctcaggaggctgaagaagggCAACCTGCCCATCAAGTCGCTGATCCCCAACAACGAAGACAAGGAGAAATTCGTGAAGCGGTGCAAGACCGACACGGTCATCCTCTACGACGAGTGCACGATCGATTGGCACGAAAATGGAACGAGTTCTGTCCTGGGGTTGTTGCTACAGAAACTGAGAGACGATGGCTGTAAGGCTTATTACCTGGAGG GGGGCTTCAACAAGTTTCAAACCGAATACCTCGAGCACTGCGAGACCAACTTGGACTGTTCTTGCCCCAGCAACTCTCCCCCCGTGTCCGTGCTGGGACTGGGCGGGCTGCGAATAAGTTCCGACTGCTCGGACGGGGAATCCGACGCCGATCGAGAGCCCAACAGTGCGACCGAGTCCGAGGGGAGTCCTCTGCCCAATAATCAGCCCGCCTTCCCCGTCCAGATCTTGCCATACTTGTACCTCGGCTGTGCCAAAGATTCAACCAACCTGGATGTCCTGGGAAAGTATGGCATTAAGTATATCCTGAATGTAACCCCTAATCTTCCCAACATGTTTGAGAACGACGGGCAATTTAAGTACAAGCAGATTCCAATTTCAGACCACTGGAGTCAGAACCTTTCTCAATTTTTCCCTGAAGCTATTTCCTTCATAG ATGAAGCTCGATCCAAGAAGTGTGGCATACTGGTTCACTGCTTAGCTGGGATTAGCAGGTCAGTCACTGTGACTGTTGCATATCTCATGCAGAAATTGAACCTTTCACTGAATGATGCTTAtgattttgtgaaaaggaaaaagTCCAACATCTCTCCGAACTTCAACTTCATGGGGCAGCTTTTAGACTTCGAAAGGACTCTGGGACTTACCAGTCCCTGTGACAACAGGGCTCCTAAAGAACAGCTGTATTTCACCACTCCTACCAATCACAATGTTTTCCAGTTGGAATCTCTTGAGTCAACATGA